From Chloroflexota bacterium, one genomic window encodes:
- a CDS encoding DUF917 family protein, protein MEVARMAAFGGAVLGGGGGGDIENGLQLAQLALEMGQPRVLPADSLANDVLVVTVSAVGAPAASEQFIKPIDYVDALNLLQEHMDKPVGGLITNENGGMATVNGWLQSALSGLPVVDCPCNGRAHPTGLMGAMGLDELPNYVSRQAAVGGNPHAGRRVRLYVEGDLRRAARLVRQAAVEAGGLVGVARNPVTMAYAREHGAPGALARAVEVGQALLAASDPEAAAQAVAETLGGRIVARARVARVDLVTRGGFDVGTVYLEDDLQLTFWNEYMTLDRRGERLGTFPDLIATLAADESRPLSSAEVKEGQEIFVLHVPRSRLRLGSGMRRPNLLRAAEEAVGRPLVSFVFPEENSER, encoded by the coding sequence ATGGAGGTCGCCCGCATGGCCGCTTTCGGCGGCGCGGTGTTGGGCGGCGGTGGCGGCGGTGACATCGAGAATGGGCTTCAGCTGGCGCAACTGGCGCTGGAGATGGGACAGCCGCGCGTCCTGCCGGCGGATTCGCTGGCGAACGACGTGCTCGTCGTGACCGTCTCCGCGGTGGGGGCCCCGGCCGCGTCGGAGCAGTTCATCAAGCCGATCGATTACGTGGACGCCTTGAACCTCTTGCAGGAGCACATGGACAAGCCGGTGGGCGGGCTCATTACGAATGAAAACGGCGGCATGGCCACCGTCAACGGCTGGCTGCAATCGGCGCTTTCAGGCCTGCCCGTGGTGGATTGCCCGTGCAACGGCCGCGCACATCCCACCGGGCTGATGGGGGCGATGGGGCTGGACGAGCTTCCGAACTATGTCTCTCGCCAGGCGGCGGTGGGTGGTAACCCTCATGCCGGTCGTCGGGTGCGGCTGTATGTGGAGGGCGATCTACGTCGCGCGGCGCGATTGGTGCGCCAGGCCGCGGTGGAGGCGGGCGGCCTGGTAGGGGTGGCCCGCAATCCGGTCACCATGGCGTATGCGCGGGAGCATGGCGCGCCGGGAGCGCTGGCCCGGGCAGTGGAGGTCGGCCAGGCCCTGTTGGCGGCGTCCGATCCGGAGGCCGCGGCGCAGGCGGTGGCGGAGACGTTGGGCGGGCGGATCGTCGCTCGCGCCCGGGTTGCCCGGGTGGACCTGGTCACCCGAGGGGGGTTCGATGTCGGGACCGTGTACCTGGAGGACGATCTGCAGCTGACCTTCTGGAACGAGTACATGACCCTGGACCGCCGGGGGGAGCGATTGGGGACCTTCCCCGATCTCATCGCCACGCTGGCGGCTGACGAATCCCGGCCGTTGTCCTCGGCGGAGGTGAAGGAGGGGCAGGAGATCTTCGTGTTGCACGTCCCGCGCTCCCGTCTGCGGTTGGGGTCGGGGATGAGGCGGCCCAACCTGCTGCGGGCGGCGGAGGAGGCGGTCGGCCGACCGCTGGTCTCGTTCGTGTTCCCCGAGGAGAACTCTGAGCGCTGA
- a CDS encoding DUF1177 domain-containing protein, with protein sequence MTLKQAIEAYELLDSALVDGDHVAALLHNRGLTVETFTVEGDRGRTDFVRAVLYGERGKRTGGDAPTLGIIGRLGGIGARPTALGLVSDADGAITAITCALKLADLCRAGDRLPGDVVIATHICPHAPTEPHEPVPFMGSPVDIATMNRHEVADEMDAILCIDTTRGNWVINQRGFAISPTVMQGWILKVSADLLRIMSYVTGRPPVVFPLSMQDITPYGNGVDHLNSILQPATATDAPVVGVALTAEIPVPGCATGASQIVDIEAAARFCVEVAKAFTRGECQFYDPDEFRRLVALYGEMRHLQTMGREDAA encoded by the coding sequence GTGACGCTCAAGCAGGCTATAGAAGCGTATGAGCTGTTGGACAGCGCGCTTGTGGACGGCGATCATGTGGCGGCCCTATTGCATAACCGAGGGCTGACGGTGGAGACGTTCACCGTGGAGGGCGATAGGGGGCGCACGGACTTCGTTCGGGCCGTCCTGTACGGGGAGCGGGGAAAGCGGACCGGCGGAGATGCCCCCACATTGGGCATCATCGGCCGGTTGGGTGGCATCGGCGCCCGGCCGACGGCTCTGGGGCTGGTGTCGGACGCGGATGGGGCGATCACGGCCATCACCTGCGCGCTGAAGCTGGCCGATCTGTGCCGCGCGGGCGATCGCTTGCCGGGCGACGTGGTCATTGCCACCCACATCTGCCCGCACGCTCCGACGGAGCCGCACGAGCCGGTGCCGTTCATGGGCTCACCGGTGGATATCGCCACCATGAACCGGCACGAGGTCGCCGATGAGATGGACGCCATCCTGTGCATTGACACCACCCGGGGGAATTGGGTCATCAATCAGCGCGGCTTCGCTATCTCCCCCACGGTGATGCAGGGATGGATCCTGAAGGTGAGCGCCGATCTGCTGCGCATCATGTCCTACGTCACCGGGCGACCTCCGGTGGTCTTCCCGCTGAGCATGCAGGACATCACCCCCTATGGCAACGGTGTGGATCATCTGAACAGCATCCTGCAGCCGGCGACGGCGACGGACGCTCCGGTGGTGGGCGTGGCGCTGACGGCGGAGATACCGGTACCGGGGTGTGCGACGGGTGCCAGCCAGATCGTTGATATCGAGGCCGCCGCCCGGTTCTGCGTGGAGGTGGCCAAGGCGTTCACGCGCGGGGAGTGCCAGTTCTACGATCCGGACGAGTTCCGACGCCTGGTCGCCCTTTACGGCGAGATGCGCCATCTGCAGACCATGGGGCGCGAGGATGCGGCGTGA